Genomic segment of Sphingopyxis sp. QXT-31:
GAGCGCGGCCGTGCTGGCGGCCTATCTGGAGACCGCAGCTGGGCGGATCGGCGACGGCGACTTTATCTCGACCTTATCGTCCGTTCGGGCGTGCGTCATTCTCGACGGCGTCGAACGCGCTGCGTGCGGACTGGATATCGTGTCGGATATGATCGCGCGGCTGAGCGCCGAGCGGCCCGAGATTCAGCTGGTGGTGACATCGCAGGCGCGGCTTCCCGAAGTCGGCTTCGATTTCGAACTGGAACTTGGTCCGCTCGACCATGACTCCGCTGTTCATCTTTTCCCCGAGGCAGCCCGGAGCGAACCGGCCGCGTCGCAGCTTCTTCAATTCGCCGCAGGTCATCCGCTGACATTGCGCATCATAGCCGGCCTTGTTCGGCATTTTGAGGGTGCCGAAGCAGTCTGGCGCAGGCTGACAGGCCCCGGTCAGCCGCTGGAAATGCCTGCGCGATCCGTCCAAACATCCGCCTCATCGCTCGATCTGTGTCTCGAAGCTGCGTTTACGGCGCTCACATCCGAACAGCAAAAAGCGATGTGGGTAATCGCACAATTCCCCGCCGGTCTGTCGACGCTCTTCTTCGATCTAGAATCATTGGGGTTTGAGGATCCCCCGGGTCTCATCGCGGCGCTGCGCCAATGGCATCTCGTCGAGGTCGGTACTGTCTGGGATGAGCCGCTGCTGTCGACCCTGTCGCCCGTAAGGCATTTTGTCCGCCATGCCGGCCGCGAGGCGGCGGTGCCGGACCAAGAGGTTATCCGGCGCCGCACCGCCTATGTTTTTGCAATGCGCGTTGCGGAGGCCAATTCCATGATTCACAGCGGCAAGATCGCGCACGGAATGGCGCTGCTCCACCGTGAATTCCCGAACGCGCTGGCCATCATGGACCATGCAACCGGCCATGCCGCCAGCGATCCCAGATATCGCATGGTCGCCAATGCACTGGCATCGAATCTGCAGACCTTCCTCTTCAGCGCCGGATATTTCGAAGTGGGGGCCGAGGTCATGCGCAAGGCTGCCGATCTGGCGCTCGCTGCCGGCGCCCAGAAAGAGGCGCTGGAGATGCTGTCCCAGCTGATATCGCTTGCAAATCGGGGCAAATGTTTCGACCTCGCCAGCGCGGCCCTTGCCGATGCCCGATCGATCGACTGCCGCGACGACGAAGGCCTCCGCGGGCTTCTGCTCGGCATAGAGGCCGGTGCCGAAACTCGGCCTCGAAATTCGCGGCAGGGAGGCGGCCACGACACTCTGCTCGAGCAAGCGGCCGCGGCGAGCCGATCCTATGATCTGCTGACGGCCGCTGCTGGCGGAACGCTAACCCATCGCGGGGCCTTGGCCTTGCTTCAGCAGGCCTGCCTGCTGGAGGATGCCGGCAACCCCGCAGAAGCGCTCGCGCTCCTTGACCGGATTTGCCCTTTCTTCATTGGCGCCAGCAACCCGATCAATGCCGGAGCAGCGTTACAGCGGCGAGGCAATTGTCTTGCCTATGTGGGCCGCGTCGACGAGGCGATGGAAAATTACGCCGATAGCGCCGTGCGGTTTCATCCGCTGGGAGCTGTGGATTACCGAAGCAATACGCTCGGTGAGGCCGGTTTGCTTATGGCAGAATATCATGCGGTGAGCTGCTCGCAGAAGATCACGTGCGACATCGTGGTGGGCGGAGTCGACGATATCGTCGATCGGATTGTCACCGAACTGCCGGGAATCCGCGTGCCGGGGAATGACTGGCCTTATGTTTTGACCCGGAAGACTTGCGGGTTGATCGCGATCGCATCGCTCGGTCGCTTCCCCGAAGCGCTCAATCGATTGGGGGACCGGCTTCGCTCGGAGGTTGCGGACATGATGTTCGCGCAGGAATCGGAAGAGGCGAGGGAATTGGATTACGGAAGTCCGGTTGCGGGCCATTTTGCTGCGCTTGCATGGCTTTGCGAACATGTCTCTGCTGTCGAGCCCGCCGACCGATATCCTGATCTTGCCGAGGTCGAGGGGCTAGCAATCGTCGTCGAGGATATGTTTCGCGGCGGGGTTCGCGAGCTTATGTTCGGCTGGCTGGCGCGTTATTTGTCGCAGCAGCGCGGAATGACTGGGTTGAGGCCCGGCATTTTGCGCGCCGCCGTCGATGGTCTGAGTTATGGCGAGCCGTTCGAGCTCGACGGTTTCAGTCTGGCGCTTTGATCTATTCGCCGCTGCCGGCGCAAAGGTGCGATAAGGTCCACTTCTGCCAGTTTAATACTGGCAATTGCCGGGCGATCTCCTATTGGAATTTCAATGGCGGAGGGCGATGCAGTCGATGAGCTTCTTCAACGCGCGGCCGCGCGGCACGGTCTGCCGCTCGCCATCCTGCAGGATCTGCTCGCTCTCGAGGGCGACTTTCCAGACTTCACGGTTCATGGCGCAAAGAGCGAGTTCACGCGCAGGGTGACGGCGCTTCTCGATGCCGCTGCCGGTGAGGGTGGCGATCCATGAAGTTTCTCAAGCTCGAAGTTGAAGATATTTTCGCCTATCGCGGCCCCAGCACGATCGACCTTTCCGAATGCACCGAGACGCGCAATATCGTCGTCGTTCAGGGTCGGAACGGCCATGGCAAAACGAGCCTGCTCAACGCGATCAAGCTCCTGTTTCTTGGGCTTGGAGATGTCCGCCTCCGCCGCGTCGGCGTCAATTCGACCGAGCTTGGCCCCAAAGCCTATGTCGTGGGGCAGCAAGGCCGTTGGTACGGCGTCTTCAACATGCTCGCGCGCGCGGAAGACGCCCCGGCCCGCGTCGCCTTGTCGTGGCAGGATGGCGAGCGCATCTGCCGTGCCGAGCGCATTTTCTGGCCCTTGCGCGGAGCGACCGACTATCGCGAACAGCTCAATGTGACGATCGACCGCGAGCAGCTTTCGGGTCCGGCGGCCGAGGCGTTCATCCAGGGGCTGCTGCCGAAAGAGGTCGTACCGTTCTTCTTCTTCGACGGCGAACAGATTCAATCGCTCGCCGACGCCGAGGTCGGGCGCGAGCAGGGCGAGATCGAACGGCTGCTCCGCCTGTCCTTCGTCACGCAGGTGCTGCGCGAGGTCGACAGCTATGGCCGCGTGAAGCGCAAGGCGGGGCTGCCTGAAGCGGTAAGGGCGGAAATTGCCGCGGCCGAAGGTGCGCAGCGGGCCGCCGAGGCTCGTGGTGAAGCCGCGGCGCGTGCTCGCGTCCTGCTCGAGGAGGAGATCGCCGATCTGGATCGCGAAAAGCGTCAACTCGATATGGAACGGGCGCGTCTGCGAGGCGGACTTTCAGAAGAGGACCGCCGGCGCATGGAGGGGCGGATCGCGACCATCGCCTTGCAGCGCGAAGCCCTTGGAAACCGGATCGCTCAGGACATACCCGTCGAAATCCCTGCAATCGCCAATCTCGGTCTCGTGCGCCAGGCGTTCGCCATGCTTGAGGAGCAGCTGGGCGGCACCGCCGATGCGCCGCTCGCGACGCGGCTCCATCGCGCATTGCCCGGAGCGGTCGTCGATGCGGTCGGTGCGCTGACGCCTCCCGTGACCCTGGCCGACAATCAGAAGGATCAGCTGCGCGGCCGTGTCACCGATATGCTCGTCGATGTCGGGGTCGCCCCGACCGGTCAGGAAAATCCGCTTCTCGCGTCGCTCAGCCCGCGAAAGGTTCGCGCGCTGCGGGACCGCTTCCTGCTCTGGACCCAATCGGGTGAAAATATGGCGGCGACCCAATCGGAGCAGCTTCGCCAAGCAAGGCAACTCGCGAGGGAAGAGCAGCAACTTCGCCAGGAGCTCGACGAGGCCGAAATTACCAGCGACGAAGCCCGGGCGCGGTACAAGGCGTTGTCGGCTCAGATAGAGGGCATTGAAATCCTCGCCCGTGAGAAAGTCGCCGATAAGGCGATCCAGGCCGGGAATGAGGCGACGGCGCAGCGCGAGGCGGCGGAGCAGGCCGACACGGTCCAGCGCCTCTATGCAGCGCACGCCCATGTGGTTCGCGAAAATGCCGGATATCAGATCAGCCGCAAGGTTCGCGCCGCGCTTGACAGCTTCCGCGATGAACGCCGCCAGCTTATTCGCGCTTCGGTCGAAAGGCATCTCAACGACAAGGCGTCGATCCTGCTCGGTCCGAGCCAGTTGGTGAAGCATGTCGAGCTCGACGAGAATTTCGGCCTTTCCTATGTGGACGAACGCGGAGAACCGGTCGGCAGGCACAGCCTGTCCGCCGGCATGCGCCAACTCGCGGCGATGGCGATGCTCTGGGCGCTCAAGGAAGAAGCAAGGCGTCCGCTGCCCGTGGTTATCGATACGCCGCTTGGGCGTATCGATAATGAAAACCGGTCTTTGCTCCTCTCGGATTATTTCCCCGAGGCCGGCAATCCGCTGATCATTCTGCCCACCAATTCCGAACTCGGCGAAGATGATCTTGCGCTCCTCTCCGACAATATCGCCAAGCGGTATGAAATCAGGAATGTCGGCGGCACGAGTGCGCGGATCGACGAGGTGAGCCGTTCAGGAGGCCGGCGGCATGGATAGCCTCTACTTCAGCAAGGATGAGAAAACGCTGTTCGAACGCGTCATCGCCGATGGGTTCGAGCAGCAGAGCGGATACAATTGGTGGGTCGTCCGTATCGCAATTGCCCAGTCGCTCAAGATCGATGGCGAGCCCGACGCGCGGTTTCGCGCGCCTCCCACGCGGGACCGCGGAAGCGAGCTTCACTTGGCCCAGGTCACAGGGCAGGGGCAGCGCGCCGGTCAGGCAACCCTCGATCTTGGCTTGCCCGGCCGCGACCCGGACTATGACGATGCAATCCGCCTCCTCCTCAGCGTCAAGCACGACCGCGACATGTTCGCCAATGATCGCGACTATCTCGACCTGCTCCAGCGCCACGCAAGGCGCGGGCTTGAAATCATCCAGGCCAGCTGGCTGCCGGGACGTAGCTTTCACGACTATCTTCTGAACGAGATATTCTTCGGCATCGGCGGCGATACCGAAGACGGCCGGCCTGCCGATGTCGAACTCGACTGGCCCGCACTCTCGCGCGGATTCGCCCAGATCGGGGTGTCCGCATCGCAAAGCGCCGATGAAATCCAAGGTCCAAGGCTCACCCGCTATCCGCTGACGTTGGCGGCCGTCGATGACTATGACCGCCTGCGCCGGGGGCTCGACGATCTCGCCTTTGCAATTGGCCTCGCTTCCGGCGGACTGGCGCTGAGCAGAGAAGCTGGCGAGCGGCGCGTCATACTCGACATTCCGCGCCCGAGCGCCACTTGGCAAGCCGTTGGCTGGCGCGCGCTGCGTGCAGCACTTGCGGAGCGTGACGAAGCCTTGCCGGTGAGTCCGGGCGTCGATGTCGTTGGACGCCCTTTCGTGTTCGACCTTGCCGAGGCGCCGCATCTTTTCGTGGCCGGCGCCACGGGGAGCGGCAAGAGCGTCTGCCTCAATGCCCTCATCTTGTCGCTATTGCTCGCGCGCGAGGCTCCCGAACTCGTGATCATCGATCCGAAGGGCGTCGATTTTGCCGATTATGACGGCTGCGTGCGCCTGCGCGATCAGCATGTCATTACCGATATGGCTGCCGGTGTGGCTGTGCTGCGCGAGCTTGTCGA
This window contains:
- a CDS encoding AAA family ATPase, coding for MKFLKLEVEDIFAYRGPSTIDLSECTETRNIVVVQGRNGHGKTSLLNAIKLLFLGLGDVRLRRVGVNSTELGPKAYVVGQQGRWYGVFNMLARAEDAPARVALSWQDGERICRAERIFWPLRGATDYREQLNVTIDREQLSGPAAEAFIQGLLPKEVVPFFFFDGEQIQSLADAEVGREQGEIERLLRLSFVTQVLREVDSYGRVKRKAGLPEAVRAEIAAAEGAQRAAEARGEAAARARVLLEEEIADLDREKRQLDMERARLRGGLSEEDRRRMEGRIATIALQREALGNRIAQDIPVEIPAIANLGLVRQAFAMLEEQLGGTADAPLATRLHRALPGAVVDAVGALTPPVTLADNQKDQLRGRVTDMLVDVGVAPTGQENPLLASLSPRKVRALRDRFLLWTQSGENMAATQSEQLRQARQLAREEQQLRQELDEAEITSDEARARYKALSAQIEGIEILAREKVADKAIQAGNEATAQREAAEQADTVQRLYAAHAHVVRENAGYQISRKVRAALDSFRDERRQLIRASVERHLNDKASILLGPSQLVKHVELDENFGLSYVDERGEPVGRHSLSAGMRQLAAMAMLWALKEEARRPLPVVIDTPLGRIDNENRSLLLSDYFPEAGNPLIILPTNSELGEDDLALLSDNIAKRYEIRNVGGTSARIDEVSRSGGRRHG
- a CDS encoding FtsK/SpoIIIE domain-containing protein; this encodes MDSLYFSKDEKTLFERVIADGFEQQSGYNWWVVRIAIAQSLKIDGEPDARFRAPPTRDRGSELHLAQVTGQGQRAGQATLDLGLPGRDPDYDDAIRLLLSVKHDRDMFANDRDYLDLLQRHARRGLEIIQASWLPGRSFHDYLLNEIFFGIGGDTEDGRPADVELDWPALSRGFAQIGVSASQSADEIQGPRLTRYPLTLAAVDDYDRLRRGLDDLAFAIGLASGGLALSREAGERRVILDIPRPSATWQAVGWRALRAALAERDEALPVSPGVDVVGRPFVFDLAEAPHLFVAGATGSGKSVCLNALILSLLLAREAPELVIIDPKGVDFADYDGCVRLRDQHVITDMAAGVAVLRELVEEVERRQVQMRELGVRNIGEARRAGSNMRRIVVIVDELADFLMSRSGAEEPLIRLAQKARASGIHLVLATQRPDAATFPGLLRANIPSRIALTVQKATESRIILDENGAENLLMRGDMLIKLAGRDPTRVHGAAIDNADIAAAVATANSQ